The proteins below come from a single Erythrobacter sp. SG61-1L genomic window:
- a CDS encoding DUF2933 domain-containing protein has translation MHQHDEHRNRETPPGRSGTSFWKSRAGAVFLVFLGVIAFLLAYEHRAHIFAGNGLLLVLLLLCPAMHLFMHHGHGGHGK, from the coding sequence ATGCATCAGCATGATGAACACAGAAATCGTGAAACGCCGCCCGGGCGTTCCGGCACAAGTTTCTGGAAATCACGCGCAGGTGCGGTGTTCCTCGTCTTCTTGGGCGTGATTGCCTTCCTGCTGGCTTACGAGCATCGAGCGCACATATTTGCCGGCAATGGCCTGTTGCTCGTGCTGCTCCTGCTTTGCCCTGCGATGCATCTGTTCATGCATCATGGCCATGGCGGGCACGGGAAATGA
- a CDS encoding copper-translocating P-type ATPase, which yields MNDHTHHEHHEASYHTIYTCPMHPEVRQEGPGDCPKCGMHLVPEGSEQAKDGHACCHGHHGHPADAKIGADDKRYDKVPAGYSGTVYTCPMHPQVRQTKPGSCPICGMGLELESATMAEEGPNPELVDFTRRFWIGAVLTLPLLVLTMGPFLGLGGVRDIFGERNTLWIELALGTPVVLWCGWPFLVRGWNSFRTMNLNMFSLIGMGVMAAWAFSIVAVLAPGIFPDGFRDAEGHVGVYFEAAAVIVTLVLLGQVMELRAREGTGKAIRALLDLAAKTARVIREDGSEEEIPLEDVLVGDRVRVRPGDKVPVDGVVTDGRSSVDESMITGEPVPVEKVAGDPVTGATINGTGSLVIEATRVGADTMLSQIVEMVANAQRSRAPIQKYADKVSGWFVPVVIGIAILSFIGWAFWGPAPALSYALIAAVAVLIIACPCALGLATPMSIMTATGRGAQAGVLIKNAEALERFEKIDTLMVDKTGTLTEGKPRLVSVLPEPGHDEAEVLRLAATLERGSEHPLAEAIVAGAEERGVALGEATDFEAVTGKGVKGTVDGKSVALGNLKLVTDLGLEAAELTEKANSYRDQGETVMFVMLDGAVAGLVSVADPVKETTPDALKALHELGFRIIMATGDNERTARAVAARLGIDEIRADVLPEDKARIIQELQAEGRKVAMAGDGVNDAPALAQADVGIAMGTGADVAIESAGITLVKGNLDGIVRARRLARATMRNIRQNLFFALIYNAAGVPVAAGVLFPFFGILISPMFAAFAMSASSISVVTNSLRLRGAKI from the coding sequence ATGAACGACCACACCCATCACGAGCACCACGAGGCAAGCTATCACACGATCTACACTTGCCCGATGCACCCCGAAGTGCGGCAGGAGGGGCCGGGAGATTGCCCCAAGTGCGGGATGCATCTCGTGCCTGAAGGCAGCGAGCAGGCGAAGGACGGCCACGCTTGCTGTCATGGCCACCATGGTCACCCCGCAGACGCCAAAATCGGAGCGGACGACAAGCGCTACGACAAGGTGCCGGCCGGATATTCCGGAACGGTCTACACCTGCCCGATGCATCCGCAGGTTCGGCAAACGAAGCCCGGTTCCTGCCCGATCTGCGGCATGGGGCTGGAACTCGAATCTGCTACAATGGCCGAAGAGGGACCGAACCCCGAACTGGTAGATTTCACACGGCGCTTCTGGATCGGCGCCGTCCTCACCCTCCCGCTGCTGGTCTTGACCATGGGGCCGTTCCTCGGCCTTGGCGGCGTCAGGGATATCTTCGGGGAACGCAACACGCTCTGGATCGAGCTGGCACTCGGCACACCCGTCGTCCTGTGGTGTGGCTGGCCATTCCTCGTGCGGGGATGGAATTCCTTCCGCACGATGAACCTTAACATGTTCTCGCTGATCGGGATGGGGGTGATGGCCGCCTGGGCCTTCAGCATTGTGGCTGTGCTTGCGCCGGGCATATTCCCCGACGGCTTCCGCGATGCCGAGGGCCATGTCGGCGTCTATTTCGAGGCGGCAGCTGTCATCGTCACGCTGGTGCTGCTGGGCCAGGTGATGGAGCTGCGTGCTCGTGAAGGCACGGGCAAGGCGATCCGCGCGCTGCTCGATCTTGCGGCCAAGACCGCCCGAGTGATCCGCGAGGATGGCAGCGAAGAGGAAATCCCGCTCGAAGACGTGCTGGTCGGGGACCGGGTGCGCGTGCGGCCGGGCGACAAGGTGCCGGTTGATGGCGTCGTGACGGACGGGCGCTCGTCGGTTGATGAGAGCATGATCACCGGCGAGCCTGTCCCGGTTGAAAAGGTCGCGGGCGATCCCGTGACGGGCGCGACGATCAACGGAACCGGCAGTCTGGTTATCGAAGCAACCCGCGTCGGCGCCGACACCATGCTCTCCCAGATCGTCGAGATGGTCGCCAATGCGCAGCGCTCGCGCGCGCCGATCCAGAAATACGCCGACAAGGTTTCGGGATGGTTCGTGCCGGTTGTCATCGGCATTGCTATCCTGTCCTTCATCGGCTGGGCCTTCTGGGGTCCGGCTCCGGCGCTGTCCTACGCGCTGATCGCCGCCGTTGCCGTCCTCATCATCGCCTGCCCATGTGCGCTTGGCCTCGCCACGCCGATGTCGATCATGACGGCGACCGGGCGCGGCGCGCAGGCAGGCGTTCTGATCAAGAACGCGGAAGCACTCGAACGCTTCGAGAAGATCGACACGCTGATGGTCGACAAAACCGGAACACTGACCGAAGGCAAGCCGCGACTGGTGTCCGTCTTGCCCGAACCAGGTCACGATGAAGCCGAAGTGCTGCGCCTTGCCGCAACCCTTGAAAGGGGTTCCGAACATCCGCTCGCCGAAGCGATCGTCGCGGGCGCGGAGGAACGCGGCGTGGCGCTCGGTGAAGCTACCGACTTCGAAGCCGTCACAGGCAAAGGTGTCAAAGGTACAGTCGATGGCAAGAGCGTCGCGCTCGGCAACCTCAAGCTCGTCACCGACCTCGGTCTCGAAGCGGCCGAACTGACGGAGAAGGCCAATAGTTACCGCGACCAGGGCGAAACGGTAATGTTCGTGATGCTGGATGGTGCCGTAGCCGGTCTTGTCAGCGTTGCTGACCCAGTGAAGGAAACCACGCCGGATGCCTTGAAGGCGCTCCATGAGCTGGGCTTTCGCATCATCATGGCAACGGGTGACAATGAGCGCACCGCCAGGGCGGTGGCCGCCCGGCTCGGCATCGACGAGATCCGCGCCGACGTGCTGCCCGAGGACAAGGCGCGCATCATCCAGGAGCTTCAGGCCGAAGGGCGCAAGGTCGCGATGGCCGGTGATGGCGTTAACGACGCCCCCGCGCTTGCGCAGGCCGATGTCGGCATCGCCATGGGCACGGGAGCGGACGTCGCCATCGAAAGTGCCGGCATCACGCTGGTGAAAGGGAATCTCGACGGTATTGTCCGCGCGCGCCGACTGGCCCGCGCGACCATGCGCAACATCCGCCAGAACCTGTTCTTTGCCCTCATATACAATGCTGCCGGCGTGCCGGTGGCAGCAGGCGTGCTGTTCCCGTTCTTCGGCATCCTGATCAGTCCGATGTTTGCCGCTTTTGCCATGAGCGCATCGTCGATATCGGTCGTTACCAACTCGCTGCGTCTCCGAGGTGCGAAGATCTGA
- a CDS encoding MBL fold metallo-hydrolase, whose amino-acid sequence MSISEKPSLRFLGATGTVTGSRYLIEARGRRILIDCGLFQGYKQLRERNWKPFPVPPKSIDCVLLTHAHLDHSGYLPALVRNGFQGHIHCTPATAELCGLLLPDSGHLQEEEARYAKRKGYSRHANPKPLYTLEDARAALEHFRQTPFDKILDLGEGITARFIPAGHLLGAAQIQVTVDGRTVHFSGDVGREADPLMRGPRPFEGADILVTESTYGNRTHGHVDPEQELADVINRVTRRGGAIVIPAFAVGRIQGVMLQIAQLRERGAIPYVPVYLNSPMGVDATAIYHNHHDEHHVSWDDCKAMFDLAERVRTVEESKELNRRVGPMIIISASGMLAGGRVLHHLVSFGPDPKNAIVLSGFQAGGTRGAVLARGEQHLRLFGREIDIRAEVIQLEGMSGHADADELLAWMGQAKPPEMTYVTHGEPDSADALRYRIDHELGWRVRVPEHLERISLERPK is encoded by the coding sequence ATGAGCATCTCGGAGAAGCCTTCGCTCAGATTCCTTGGCGCGACGGGAACCGTAACGGGTTCGCGTTACCTGATCGAGGCTAGGGGTCGCCGGATCCTAATCGATTGCGGGCTCTTCCAGGGGTATAAACAGCTTCGCGAACGAAACTGGAAGCCGTTCCCGGTGCCGCCGAAATCCATCGACTGCGTGCTGCTTACGCATGCTCACCTTGACCATTCCGGCTATCTGCCCGCGCTGGTCCGAAACGGCTTTCAGGGCCATATCCATTGCACGCCGGCTACGGCCGAACTCTGCGGCCTGCTGCTCCCCGACAGCGGGCATCTGCAGGAAGAAGAGGCCCGCTATGCGAAGCGCAAGGGCTATTCCAGGCACGCAAACCCGAAGCCGCTCTACACGCTTGAAGATGCCCGCGCGGCGCTGGAACATTTCCGGCAAACGCCTTTCGACAAGATACTCGACCTCGGAGAGGGCATTACAGCGCGTTTCATTCCGGCGGGACACCTGCTCGGCGCGGCGCAGATCCAGGTGACCGTCGATGGGCGGACGGTCCATTTCAGCGGCGATGTCGGTCGTGAGGCCGACCCGTTGATGCGTGGCCCTCGCCCGTTCGAAGGTGCCGACATTCTCGTGACCGAATCCACCTACGGCAATCGTACGCACGGCCATGTCGATCCGGAGCAGGAGCTGGCCGACGTCATCAACCGGGTCACACGGCGCGGTGGCGCGATTGTCATTCCGGCTTTTGCCGTTGGCCGGATCCAGGGCGTGATGCTCCAGATCGCGCAACTGCGGGAGCGGGGCGCCATTCCCTACGTGCCGGTCTACCTCAACAGTCCGATGGGCGTGGACGCGACCGCAATCTACCACAATCACCATGATGAGCATCACGTCAGCTGGGACGACTGCAAGGCCATGTTCGATCTCGCCGAACGCGTGCGCACGGTCGAGGAATCGAAGGAGCTCAACCGTCGTGTCGGACCTATGATCATCATTTCCGCAAGCGGCATGCTCGCAGGCGGCCGCGTCCTGCACCACCTGGTCAGTTTTGGCCCCGATCCCAAGAACGCGATCGTGCTGAGCGGCTTCCAGGCAGGAGGCACGAGGGGGGCCGTCCTCGCCCGAGGCGAGCAGCATCTGCGGCTCTTCGGGCGCGAGATCGACATCCGCGCCGAAGTGATCCAACTCGAAGGCATGTCCGGCCATGCGGACGCTGACGAACTGCTGGCTTGGATGGGACAGGCCAAGCCGCCGGAAATGACCTATGTCACTCACGGCGAACCCGACAGCGCGGATGCCCTGCGCTACCGGATCGACCACGAGCTTGGCTGGAGAGTTCGCGTTCCGGAACACCTCGAACGGATTAGTCTGGAACGTCCGAAATGA
- a CDS encoding DUF411 domain-containing protein, giving the protein MKVFDPGTSRTGLIALLGTMFLTACSGAAQAANYTMFRDPNCGCCEAWAAHIREGLHADVAVQDSADMGAIKDREGVPDELRSCHTMIVDGYVIEGHVPAGDVARLLRERPAGVEGLAVAGMPVGSPGMEMSGRTQPYQVIAFGKTGRTVFNSYN; this is encoded by the coding sequence ATGAAGGTATTTGATCCGGGAACGTCCCGTACGGGGCTAATAGCGCTGCTTGGAACCATGTTCCTTACCGCATGCAGCGGTGCCGCACAGGCGGCGAACTATACCATGTTCCGCGATCCAAACTGCGGTTGCTGTGAGGCCTGGGCCGCACATATCCGCGAGGGCCTGCACGCCGACGTTGCGGTGCAGGACAGCGCCGACATGGGCGCGATAAAGGACCGCGAAGGCGTCCCCGACGAGCTTCGCTCGTGCCACACGATGATCGTCGATGGCTATGTCATCGAAGGTCATGTGCCAGCCGGCGATGTTGCGCGCCTTCTGCGTGAACGCCCCGCAGGCGTCGAGGGGCTGGCAGTCGCCGGAATGCCGGTCGGCTCACCGGGTATGGAAATGAGCGGGCGCACCCAGCCATACCAGGTCATTGCCTTCGGCAAGACGGGGCGCACGGTGTTCAATAGCTACAACTGA
- a CDS encoding ribose-phosphate diphosphokinase, whose translation MNRILAFPGMLPLGEAIAALVGAQSGEVDVHRFPDGESLVTLPGDLAGKDVAILATLREPDPLALSLRFAAETAREMGARRVGLIAPYLAYMRQDRRFAEGQAVSAPLFARFLEESFDWLVTADPHLHRIHALEDLFDIPVRRIETAPLLGEWIAANVPDAVLLGPDSESRQWVAEVARLADRPYEVLEKHRSGDRSVEVSVPHSEALLDGTPVIVDDIASSGRTLIEAIERLLAAGTKPPICVVIHAVFAGDAHDDILAAGASRVVTTDSIPHVSNAISLAQALADACRDLQAQESIDQSSHSKNDTVTP comes from the coding sequence GTGAACCGTATCCTTGCCTTTCCCGGCATGCTGCCCCTGGGCGAAGCCATCGCCGCGCTAGTCGGAGCGCAGAGCGGGGAGGTCGATGTCCACCGATTTCCGGATGGCGAGAGCCTCGTGACCTTGCCTGGCGACCTTGCAGGCAAGGATGTCGCAATTCTCGCCACCTTGCGTGAGCCCGATCCGCTTGCGTTGTCCCTGCGCTTTGCAGCAGAGACAGCCAGAGAAATGGGTGCTCGCCGCGTCGGACTGATCGCGCCCTATCTCGCCTACATGCGGCAGGACAGGCGATTTGCCGAAGGCCAGGCGGTCAGCGCTCCCTTGTTTGCCCGCTTCCTGGAGGAAAGCTTCGACTGGCTGGTGACCGCAGATCCGCATCTGCACCGGATCCATGCACTCGAAGACCTGTTCGACATTCCGGTCCGCCGGATCGAAACCGCACCCCTGCTGGGCGAATGGATCGCCGCAAACGTACCCGATGCGGTGCTACTCGGTCCCGACAGCGAGAGCCGGCAATGGGTCGCTGAAGTCGCCCGACTGGCGGACCGGCCCTATGAAGTGCTCGAAAAGCACCGTAGCGGCGATCGCAGTGTCGAAGTCAGCGTGCCGCATAGCGAAGCGCTTCTCGACGGAACGCCCGTGATCGTCGATGACATTGCCTCATCGGGACGGACACTGATCGAGGCGATCGAGCGACTACTCGCAGCAGGAACGAAGCCGCCCATCTGCGTCGTGATCCATGCGGTGTTTGCCGGCGATGCCCACGACGATATTCTTGCGGCGGGCGCATCACGGGTCGTGACGACGGACTCCATACCGCATGTCAGCAATGCAATCTCGCTCGCGCAGGCGCTGGCCGACGCATGCCGCGACCTGCAAGCCCAGGAATCAATCGATCAGTCGAGCCACAGCAAGAACGACACGGTGACGCCATGA
- a CDS encoding isoprenylcysteine carboxylmethyltransferase family protein translates to MSAHMSGYGLWLLAFVNAAIFIFFAFSFFKPRTKRDWRSFGAFSAFIVALFAEMYGFPLTIYFLSGWLQSHYPGVDWFTHDAGHLLEMMFGWKTNPHWGPFHLLSFALIGGGFWLISVSWHVLWKAQKEGQMAVTGPYVRVRHPQYLGFILVMLGFLFQWPTLLTLAMFPVLVSMYVRLARIEEAETREKFPVEFEEYRSKVPAFFPRSSAATA, encoded by the coding sequence ATGAGCGCGCATATGTCTGGCTATGGTCTGTGGCTCCTCGCCTTCGTTAATGCGGCGATCTTCATCTTCTTCGCATTTAGCTTCTTCAAGCCTCGTACCAAGCGGGATTGGCGCAGCTTCGGCGCTTTTAGCGCCTTCATCGTTGCGCTTTTCGCGGAGATGTATGGTTTCCCCCTGACGATCTATTTTCTGTCCGGCTGGCTCCAGTCTCATTATCCGGGCGTCGACTGGTTCACTCATGATGCCGGGCATCTTCTCGAAATGATGTTCGGTTGGAAAACCAATCCACACTGGGGGCCTTTCCACCTGCTCAGTTTTGCATTGATCGGTGGCGGCTTCTGGCTGATCTCTGTGTCCTGGCACGTGCTGTGGAAGGCACAGAAGGAAGGGCAAATGGCCGTTACCGGTCCGTACGTCCGCGTCAGGCATCCGCAATATCTCGGTTTCATCCTCGTCATGCTGGGATTCCTGTTCCAGTGGCCTACGCTCCTGACCCTGGCGATGTTCCCTGTTCTGGTCTCGATGTATGTGCGGCTGGCCCGGATAGAGGAAGCCGAAACCCGCGAGAAATTTCCTGTGGAATTTGAAGAGTACCGGTCGAAGGTGCCGGCTTTCTTTCCACGGAGCTCAGCCGCGACCGCCTAG
- a CDS encoding metal-sensitive transcriptional regulator — MSDKFSREIARMRRIEGQARGIAKMMEEDRYCIDILQQFAAMEAALRSARMEVLKIHASHCLEEAIELGSKGDQRAKIAELIALLEKQAR; from the coding sequence ATGAGCGATAAATTCTCACGAGAAATCGCGCGCATGCGCAGGATCGAAGGCCAGGCGCGCGGCATTGCCAAAATGATGGAAGAGGACCGGTATTGCATCGATATCCTCCAGCAGTTCGCGGCAATGGAGGCTGCCTTGCGTTCGGCGCGCATGGAGGTGCTCAAGATCCATGCGAGCCATTGTCTCGAAGAGGCTATCGAACTGGGGTCGAAGGGCGACCAACGAGCTAAAATCGCTGAACTTATCGCCCTTCTGGAAAAGCAGGCGCGCTGA
- a CDS encoding DUF2231 domain-containing protein, whose translation MKQTPVFRQVMVLLAVTVFAVPIAVHAHEGHKDDMSDAEMVQMEMHEATAKHEEAAGAMHDPEILAQSHPSADGVVERQTPEQALEAAIAENRLTSTGDFLGRLHPIAAHFPVALLLMAALAELLLALRPALGLETTVRFLVAGGAIGALVAALLGWFAAGWRLSDRSQTLGIHRWNGSAVAGVAILAAWFAFRSNRRSGLRVTLAILAVALVIQGYLGGEMVFGPNHLGLE comes from the coding sequence ATGAAGCAAACTCCTGTCTTTCGCCAAGTCATGGTCTTGCTGGCCGTTACGGTCTTCGCGGTGCCAATCGCCGTCCATGCGCATGAAGGGCACAAGGACGATATGAGCGATGCCGAGATGGTGCAGATGGAGATGCACGAGGCAACCGCCAAGCATGAAGAAGCGGCAGGCGCGATGCACGACCCCGAGATCTTGGCGCAGTCGCACCCATCCGCGGATGGTGTTGTCGAGCGGCAGACGCCTGAACAGGCGCTCGAGGCAGCGATTGCAGAGAACCGGCTGACGTCGACAGGCGACTTTCTTGGACGGCTTCATCCCATCGCGGCGCACTTCCCTGTTGCTCTGCTGCTCATGGCCGCCCTTGCCGAGCTCCTTCTGGCGCTGCGGCCTGCGCTTGGTCTCGAGACGACCGTGCGGTTCCTTGTTGCCGGTGGCGCGATAGGTGCCTTGGTCGCCGCATTGCTTGGCTGGTTTGCTGCGGGCTGGCGGCTTTCGGACAGGTCGCAAACGCTTGGGATTCATCGCTGGAACGGATCGGCGGTCGCGGGGGTGGCAATCCTAGCTGCGTGGTTCGCATTCCGCTCGAACCGGCGATCAGGCCTCCGCGTCACGCTCGCGATCCTTGCAGTCGCCCTCGTCATTCAGGGTTATCTCGGCGGTGAGATGGTCTTCGGCCCCAACCATCTTGGTCTGGAGTAA
- a CDS encoding periplasmic heavy metal sensor, producing MKIGGFQLLLAILLAVAAGCIGAFAANEWRQSSHPQTLHDFVHDELDLDAAQNSRLEQLETRFAVERKELDLSLRAANVRLAAAMDEEHDYGPKVAAAIDDVHARMGDLQKVTVRHVFAMRALLDPEQQRRFDHQVALSLTGEPGE from the coding sequence ATGAAAATCGGTGGTTTTCAGCTACTGCTGGCTATTTTGCTGGCGGTGGCAGCGGGGTGCATCGGTGCATTTGCGGCAAACGAATGGCGCCAATCGAGCCACCCGCAAACCCTTCATGATTTTGTCCATGATGAACTCGACCTCGATGCCGCGCAGAACAGCAGGCTCGAGCAACTCGAAACGCGTTTTGCTGTCGAGAGGAAGGAACTCGACCTGTCGCTGCGTGCGGCCAATGTCCGGCTGGCCGCGGCGATGGATGAGGAGCACGACTACGGCCCCAAGGTCGCCGCAGCGATCGACGATGTTCACGCGCGAATGGGGGATCTCCAGAAGGTGACGGTAAGGCATGTCTTTGCCATGCGTGCGCTGCTCGATCCGGAGCAGCAGAGGCGCTTCGATCACCAGGTGGCTTTGTCTCTCACCGGCGAACCCGGCGAATGA
- a CDS encoding thymidine phosphorylase family protein translates to MTGDIHSIPVMRAGIDTYRQPVVYMREDCHLCRAEGFSVLTQVEITHGQRSIVAALNVVTDADWLPPDTAGLSEAAWTALKADDGEFVTFSHPEPPASASAIRSKVYGQRLDAAGCQAIISDTVAHRLSDLDLAAFITACAGDRLDIAETIALTRAMHGAGKTLDWGAGLVLDKHCVGGLPGNRTTPIVVAILAAAGFRIPKTSSRAITSPAGTADTMEVLAPVALDIAAMRRVVESEGGCVVWGGGLDLSPADDLLIRIERPLDFDSDGQLVASVLSKKAAAGSTHVLIDMPVGPTAKVRTEAAARTLSERLHAVGKAIGLSLRIHVSDGLAPVGRGIGPALEAHDLLAVLRRAPNAPMDLRERALDLAGALLDLAEANGGQGRETARNLLDSGAAEAKFLSICEAQGGFREPGSAPYHSIETADVGGAIREIDNRRIAKIAKLAGAPGRKHAGVRLHARPGDVIDAGQPLYEIHAETQGELVWAQDYARSGVSPFVVGEAP, encoded by the coding sequence ATGACCGGTGATATTCACTCAATACCCGTCATGCGCGCCGGCATCGACACGTACCGGCAGCCTGTCGTTTATATGCGCGAAGATTGCCACCTGTGCCGGGCGGAGGGCTTCTCGGTTCTGACCCAGGTCGAGATAACGCACGGCCAGCGGTCAATCGTTGCCGCGCTCAATGTTGTTACCGATGCGGACTGGCTGCCGCCCGATACTGCAGGCCTCAGTGAAGCCGCCTGGACCGCGCTCAAGGCCGACGACGGCGAGTTTGTCACCTTCTCTCATCCGGAGCCGCCGGCCTCGGCTTCCGCGATCCGTTCGAAGGTCTACGGCCAGCGCCTCGATGCGGCTGGATGCCAGGCCATCATCAGCGATACGGTGGCGCACCGCCTGTCCGATCTCGATCTTGCCGCCTTCATCACGGCTTGTGCTGGTGACCGCCTCGATATTGCCGAAACGATCGCCCTCACGCGGGCGATGCACGGCGCGGGCAAGACGCTTGATTGGGGTGCGGGGCTGGTCCTCGACAAGCATTGCGTAGGCGGACTGCCGGGCAACCGGACCACTCCCATTGTCGTGGCCATCCTTGCTGCCGCGGGATTTCGCATACCCAAAACCTCAAGCCGCGCGATTACCTCGCCAGCGGGCACCGCCGACACGATGGAAGTCCTGGCGCCGGTCGCGCTCGACATCGCCGCCATGCGCCGCGTGGTCGAAAGTGAGGGTGGTTGCGTCGTGTGGGGCGGTGGCCTCGATCTCAGCCCCGCCGACGATTTGCTGATCCGGATCGAGCGGCCGCTCGATTTCGACAGCGACGGCCAGCTCGTCGCCAGCGTGCTCTCCAAGAAGGCGGCAGCGGGTTCAACCCATGTGCTGATCGACATGCCGGTCGGACCCACGGCCAAGGTCCGAACGGAGGCGGCTGCGCGAACCCTGTCCGAGCGTCTGCATGCCGTCGGCAAGGCGATCGGCCTGTCCCTGCGGATCCATGTCAGTGACGGATTGGCCCCGGTGGGACGCGGTATCGGCCCGGCGCTCGAGGCACACGACCTGCTTGCGGTCCTGAGGCGTGCCCCCAATGCCCCGATGGACCTGCGAGAGAGGGCACTAGACCTGGCGGGCGCCCTGCTTGACCTGGCGGAAGCGAACGGCGGACAGGGCCGCGAGACGGCGAGGAACCTGCTCGATAGCGGTGCGGCCGAAGCGAAATTTCTGTCGATCTGCGAGGCACAGGGCGGGTTTCGCGAACCGGGCAGCGCACCTTACCACTCCATCGAAACAGCTGATGTTGGCGGCGCGATCAGGGAGATCGATAACCGCCGCATCGCCAAAATCGCGAAACTGGCCGGGGCTCCGGGCCGCAAGCACGCCGGTGTACGTCTGCACGCAAGGCCGGGCGATGTGATCGATGCAGGCCAGCCGCTCTACGAGATTCACGCGGAAACGCAGGGTGAACTTGTTTGGGCGCAGGACTATGCCCGCTCAGGCGTTTCTCCCTTCGTGGTTGGAGAAGCGCCGTGA
- a CDS encoding APC family permease: MSLSGAVAMGTGVMIGAGIFALTGQIAELAGPLFPLSFIAGALVTALAAYSYIKMSNAWPSSGGIAMILQKAYGPGTVAASASVLMALSMVINESLVARTFATYALRPFGQETNGLLLSILALCLIVFAYVVNAAGNRSVSTASLVMSGIKIGGIAIFAIAALWVSGFGGGAFGQAESGFEGMGFVASIAFSILAFKGFTTITNSGGEIVDPHRNVGRTIMIAIGICVVTYLLVAVAVGSSLSIEGIVEARDYSLAAAAEPALGPAGFWFTVVIAITATASGVVASVFAVSRMLTMLTEMKLIPHSHFGMTGPLRSHLLVYTVVLAGTLAVLFDLTRIAALGAFFYLVMDMLVHWGVFRYLRRDVGAKAAILLAAIAADGVVLAAFSWVKLKSDPMIVIYAAIGIVLVFAGEHLFLQRREQNEGEPS, translated from the coding sequence ATAAGCCTGAGCGGTGCGGTGGCGATGGGCACCGGTGTCATGATCGGCGCTGGTATCTTTGCTTTGACCGGCCAGATTGCCGAACTCGCCGGGCCACTCTTTCCGCTCTCGTTCATCGCCGGAGCGCTCGTCACGGCGCTGGCCGCCTACAGCTACATCAAGATGTCAAACGCCTGGCCGTCCTCTGGTGGTATCGCGATGATCCTTCAGAAAGCCTATGGCCCGGGAACAGTCGCGGCATCAGCTTCGGTGCTCATGGCGCTTTCGATGGTCATCAACGAAAGCTTGGTGGCCCGGACCTTCGCGACCTACGCGCTGCGACCGTTCGGGCAGGAAACCAACGGGCTTTTGCTGTCCATACTAGCGCTTTGCCTGATCGTGTTCGCCTACGTCGTGAACGCGGCGGGCAACCGTTCTGTCAGCACCGCTTCGCTCGTCATGTCCGGAATCAAGATCGGGGGCATCGCGATCTTCGCAATCGCTGCGCTTTGGGTCAGCGGCTTCGGCGGCGGAGCCTTTGGCCAGGCGGAATCGGGCTTCGAAGGCATGGGCTTTGTCGCCTCGATCGCCTTCTCGATCCTCGCATTCAAAGGGTTCACAACCATCACGAACAGTGGAGGGGAGATCGTCGATCCACACCGCAATGTCGGTCGGACGATCATGATCGCGATCGGCATTTGCGTCGTGACCTATCTGCTGGTGGCGGTCGCGGTAGGATCGAGTCTCAGTATCGAGGGAATTGTTGAGGCCCGAGACTATTCTCTGGCCGCAGCAGCAGAGCCTGCCCTCGGACCTGCAGGGTTCTGGTTCACGGTGGTGATCGCGATCACGGCCACGGCTTCAGGCGTAGTGGCAAGCGTTTTCGCGGTTTCGCGTATGCTGACGATGCTGACCGAGATGAAGCTCATTCCGCATAGTCATTTCGGCATGACGGGTCCCCTGCGAAGCCATCTGCTTGTTTATACGGTCGTGTTGGCCGGCACGCTCGCAGTTCTCTTCGACCTGACGCGGATCGCGGCGCTGGGAGCGTTCTTCTATCTCGTCATGGACATGCTGGTGCACTGGGGCGTCTTCCGGTATCTGCGCCGCGACGTGGGAGCAAAGGCGGCAATCCTGTTGGCAGCCATAGCTGCTGACGGCGTCGTCCTTGCCGCTTTCTCCTGGGTAAAGCTGAAAAGCGATCCAATGATAGTCATCTACGCGGCGATCGGCATCGTTCTGGTCTTTGCAGGTGAACATCTCTTCCTGCAGCGAAGGGAACAGAACGAAGGCGAACCGAGTTAG